In Bombina bombina isolate aBomBom1 chromosome 6, aBomBom1.pri, whole genome shotgun sequence, a single genomic region encodes these proteins:
- the LOC128663582 gene encoding thioredoxin-like, translated as MVRHIENLEEFKKALVDAGNKLVVVDFTATWCGPCKMIAPFFKGLSEKYPDVVFLKVDVDDAQDVAADCDIKCMPSSHFYKNGEKVHDFSGANQEQKVVDLK; from the coding sequence ATGGTCCGACACATTGAGAATTTGGAAGAATTCAAAAAAGCTTTGGTTGATGCTGGGAACAAGCTTGTGGTTGTTGACTTCACAGCTACATGGTGTGGTCCTTGCAAAATGATTGCTCCTTTCTTTAAGGGCCTTAGTGAAAAATATCCAGATGTCGTTTTTCTTAAAGTGGATGTGGATGATGCACAGGATGTTGCTGCAGACTGTGATATCAAATGCATGCCATCCTCCCATTTCTACAAGAATGGTGAAAAAGTACATGATTTCAGTGGAGCCAATCAGGAGCAAAAGGTTGTGGAcctgaaataa